One segment of Nocardioides sp. QY071 DNA contains the following:
- a CDS encoding class I SAM-dependent methyltransferase codes for MTEAPLPPTRWALGGAKTVGYGERFAELIADGADVVGEARLADTLVERGATILDAGSGMGRIGAHLLSLGHDVTAAEPDPALVAQSRRTFPDLPVVPLEILALTPEALAAAGAPLAYDLVVCVGNVLTFVAEDTEVAVLRRLGSLLAPGGRILVGFHLQQGPSTARVYAPEEFLADVAAAGLVVQHRFGGYDLRPVDDLYSVAVLSGA; via the coding sequence ATGACTGAGGCTCCCCTGCCGCCCACCCGGTGGGCGCTGGGCGGCGCGAAGACGGTGGGGTACGGCGAGCGGTTCGCCGAGCTGATCGCCGACGGCGCCGACGTGGTCGGCGAGGCCCGCCTGGCCGACACCCTCGTCGAGCGCGGTGCGACCATCCTCGACGCCGGCTCCGGCATGGGCCGCATCGGCGCCCACCTGCTCTCCCTCGGGCACGACGTCACCGCCGCCGAGCCCGACCCGGCGCTCGTGGCCCAGTCGCGTCGTACCTTCCCGGACCTGCCGGTCGTGCCCCTGGAGATCCTCGCCCTCACCCCCGAGGCACTCGCCGCCGCCGGCGCTCCCCTCGCCTACGACCTCGTCGTCTGTGTCGGCAACGTGCTCACCTTCGTCGCCGAGGACACCGAGGTCGCCGTGCTCCGCCGGCTGGGCTCACTGCTCGCGCCGGGCGGACGGATCCTGGTCGGCTTCCACCTGCAGCAGGGACCCTCGACCGCGCGCGTCTATGCGCCGGAGGAGTTCCTGGCCGACGTCGCCGCCGCCGGGCTGGTCGTGCAGCACCGGTTCGGTGGTTACGACCTGCGCCCGGTCGACGACCTCTACTCGGTGGCCGTTCTCAGCGGGGCCTGA
- a CDS encoding DUF2530 domain-containing protein, whose protein sequence is MELRDDQPTQHEFGNRTYLIAPVEPLDVDGVRTVQVGTVLFLVAFVGLLPFYGRLEEDGRTWLLWMCLTGVGLGLLGSEYCKRRRQVRAERDLDADD, encoded by the coding sequence GTGGAGCTCCGTGACGACCAGCCGACCCAGCACGAGTTCGGCAACCGGACCTACCTGATCGCCCCCGTCGAGCCGCTCGACGTCGACGGCGTCCGGACCGTCCAGGTCGGCACCGTGCTGTTCCTCGTCGCCTTCGTCGGCCTGCTGCCGTTCTACGGCCGCCTCGAGGAGGACGGGCGCACCTGGCTGCTGTGGATGTGCCTGACCGGCGTGGGCCTGGGCCTGCTCGGCTCGGAGTACTGCAAGCGCCGCCGCCAGGTCCGCGCCGAGCGGGACCTCGACGCCGATGACTGA
- a CDS encoding MarR family transcriptional regulator, protein MPTLEKHVRSNAGLATELRFAVMRLRRRLARERHPDNDLSVSSMAVLYALNRHGDLAVGALAAREQVQPPSMTRTVTALADAGLVERCAHPSDGRQVVVRITDDGRAVVAADLTRRDRWLSRRLEDLSAEDRDVLRRAAPILQRLAEAETD, encoded by the coding sequence ATGCCGACTCTGGAGAAGCACGTGCGCAGCAACGCGGGGCTCGCGACCGAGCTCCGGTTCGCCGTCATGCGCCTACGCCGCCGGCTCGCCCGCGAGCGGCACCCCGACAACGACCTCAGCGTGTCGTCGATGGCGGTGCTCTACGCCCTCAACCGTCACGGCGACCTCGCGGTCGGCGCGCTCGCCGCGCGCGAGCAGGTGCAGCCCCCGAGCATGACCCGCACCGTGACCGCGCTGGCCGACGCCGGCCTGGTCGAGCGGTGCGCCCACCCGAGCGACGGACGACAGGTGGTCGTCCGGATCACCGACGACGGCCGCGCGGTCGTCGCCGCCGACCTCACCCGCCGTGACCGCTGGCTCTCGCGCCGCCTCGAGGACCTGAGCGCCGAGGATCGCGACGTGCTGCGCCGCGCGGCCCCCATCCTGCAGCGCCTCGCCGAGGCCGAGACCGACTGA